A genomic region of Candidatus Hinthialibacter antarcticus contains the following coding sequences:
- the gatB gene encoding Asp-tRNA(Asn)/Glu-tRNA(Gln) amidotransferase subunit GatB, whose protein sequence is MKYEPVIGFETHVELESKAKVFSAARQAFGGEPNEYVNPVCLGLPGTLPVLNKTSMELSLKVALAMGCTIPEITVFDRKHYYYPDLPKNYQISQEYEPLARDGQINITMPDGVEKTIRIHNIHLEEDAGKLIHEKRGGRWVSLVDLNRAGSSLLEIVSQPDIRSREESEVFMETMRSLLRYLEVSDCKMQEGSLRFELNISLRPEGREEFGTKVEIKNVGSIKSVLRAFDYEVERQTEILEDGGRVIQETRLWDDDRNETRSMRVKEGAKDYRYFPEPDLPPVALDRAYLDELQTHLPELRDAKRKRFLVDYSLPEYDAGVLAADKNVANYFEECCKAHNAPKAFSNWIMTYLLAELKDEDSDINDLAVKPEHLAELVKLIEDGKINQNIAKKVFRDMLETGKTPGAIVKEKGLEVVSDSGALEGFIEEVIAENPGPAGEYKEGKDKALNFLLGQVMRKSKGQAAPEQVREIFDKKLRS, encoded by the coding sequence ATGAAGTATGAGCCCGTAATCGGCTTTGAAACTCACGTCGAACTTGAAAGCAAAGCGAAAGTATTTAGCGCCGCCCGGCAAGCATTCGGCGGCGAGCCCAATGAATACGTCAACCCCGTCTGTCTGGGCCTTCCAGGGACGTTGCCTGTGCTCAATAAAACGTCGATGGAACTCTCGCTCAAAGTTGCGCTGGCGATGGGCTGTACGATTCCTGAGATTACCGTGTTCGACCGCAAACACTATTACTACCCCGACTTGCCGAAGAACTACCAAATCTCGCAAGAATACGAGCCGCTGGCGCGTGACGGTCAAATCAATATCACCATGCCGGACGGCGTGGAGAAAACCATCCGCATCCACAACATTCACCTCGAAGAAGATGCAGGAAAACTCATCCACGAAAAACGCGGCGGGCGCTGGGTGTCGTTGGTCGACTTGAACCGCGCCGGTTCCAGTCTGCTCGAAATTGTCAGCCAACCCGATATCCGCAGCCGCGAAGAATCCGAAGTGTTTATGGAAACCATGCGCAGCCTGCTGCGCTATCTCGAAGTCAGCGATTGCAAGATGCAGGAAGGTTCGCTGCGTTTTGAATTGAACATCTCGCTGCGTCCCGAAGGGAGGGAAGAGTTCGGTACAAAGGTTGAGATCAAAAACGTCGGTTCGATCAAATCCGTTCTGCGGGCGTTTGATTATGAAGTCGAACGTCAGACCGAAATTCTCGAAGACGGCGGGCGCGTCATTCAAGAAACCCGCCTGTGGGATGACGACCGCAACGAAACCCGCTCCATGCGCGTTAAAGAAGGCGCGAAAGACTACCGCTATTTTCCTGAGCCTGACCTACCGCCGGTTGCGTTAGACCGGGCGTATCTCGACGAATTGCAAACACATCTGCCCGAGCTGCGCGACGCCAAGCGCAAGCGCTTTTTGGTGGATTATAGCCTGCCCGAATATGACGCGGGCGTACTCGCCGCCGACAAGAACGTCGCCAATTATTTTGAAGAATGCTGCAAAGCCCACAACGCCCCCAAGGCGTTCAGCAACTGGATCATGACCTACCTGCTGGCGGAGTTGAAAGACGAAGACAGCGACATCAATGACCTCGCCGTAAAACCAGAACATCTAGCGGAACTCGTCAAACTAATTGAAGACGGAAAGATCAACCAGAACATCGCCAAAAAAGTGTTCCGCGACATGCTCGAAACCGGCAAGACGCCGGGCGCCATCGTCAAAGAAAAAGGCCTCGAAGTCGTCAGTGACAGCGGCGCCCTCGAAGGCTTCATCGAAGAAGTCATCGCGGAGAACCCCGGCCCGGCGGGCGAGTATAAAGAGGGCAAAGACAAAGCGCTCAATTTCCTGCTGGGGCAGGTCATGCGCAAAAGCAAGGGACAAGCCGCCCCCGAACAAGTGCGTGAAATATTTGACAAGAAGTTACGCAGTTAA